Proteins encoded by one window of Leptolyngbya sp. 'hensonii':
- a CDS encoding lecithin retinol acyltransferase family protein, producing the protein MARGDQIYTIRDFYNVPGLYEHHGIDCGDGTVIHYQKGKETIARTSMAVFSSNRSLYVKQYDVSYVPDVVIHRAESRLGEQKYNLIFNNCEHFANWCKTGRHESLQVRDYLLGRGHVGGYDLYDMVRQAITTADQEQVPETVRQAWLNIAAARQEIQPRYEQAKNDRDSWQRVARSALQQGREDLARAALRRKYEAGKQVDTLQVQLNQLKDMLETVQRNATVLHYDLPELPP; encoded by the coding sequence ATGGCTAGAGGAGACCAGATCTACACTATCCGAGATTTTTACAATGTTCCTGGTCTGTACGAACACCATGGGATTGATTGTGGCGATGGCACGGTCATTCACTATCAGAAGGGCAAGGAAACGATCGCCCGCACTTCCATGGCGGTGTTTTCCAGTAACCGTTCACTCTATGTTAAACAGTATGATGTCAGCTATGTGCCTGATGTGGTTATTCACAGGGCTGAGAGCCGTCTGGGTGAACAGAAGTACAACCTGATTTTCAATAACTGTGAGCACTTCGCAAACTGGTGTAAAACCGGGCGGCATGAAAGTTTGCAAGTGCGTGATTATCTACTAGGTCGGGGGCATGTCGGTGGCTATGACCTGTATGATATGGTACGGCAGGCCATCACTACGGCTGATCAGGAGCAGGTGCCTGAAACGGTTCGTCAGGCATGGCTGAATATTGCGGCGGCTCGGCAAGAAATTCAACCCCGCTATGAACAGGCAAAAAACGATCGGGATAGTTGGCAGCGAGTAGCTCGTTCGGCCTTGCAACAGGGGCGAGAAGATCTGGCTCGGGCTGCGCTCAGGCGTAAATATGAAGCGGGTAAGCAGGTAGATACACTACAGGTACAGCTCAACCAACTCAAAGATATGCTGGAGACGGTTCAGCGTAACGCTACTGTGCTTCATTATGATCTTCCTGAACTGCCACCATAA
- a CDS encoding FHA domain-containing protein, whose amino-acid sequence MNLLHPTQPIPVQSWTFESESVVRIGRAKENEVVVHSAVVSRLHVELQRQTFGWEVISRGTNGTFVNGERITQTKVLDGMVIRLGTSGPKIQILIGSAPHDVKTKANAEKRPSPSSTGEAFKVPPTFLTRPQTAPPEENVTRRED is encoded by the coding sequence CCCATTCCCGTCCAAAGCTGGACCTTTGAGAGTGAATCTGTGGTCCGTATTGGGCGAGCTAAGGAAAATGAGGTTGTTGTTCACAGTGCGGTTGTCTCTCGATTGCATGTGGAGTTGCAGCGACAGACTTTTGGCTGGGAGGTGATTTCTCGCGGCACGAATGGAACTTTTGTCAATGGGGAACGGATTACCCAAACTAAGGTGTTGGATGGGATGGTGATTCGTTTGGGCACTTCCGGTCCTAAGATTCAAATCTTAATTGGCAGTGCACCCCATGACGTGAAAACCAAGGCCAATGCAGAGAAACGACCCAGTCCATCCAGCACAGGCGAAGCATTTAAGGTGCCGCCCACATTCCTCACCCGGCCTCAAACGGCTCCTCCTGAGGAAAATGTAACCCGTCGGGAAGACTAG